From Candidatus Vondammii sp. HM_W22, one genomic window encodes:
- a CDS encoding OmpP1/FadL family transporter, giving the protein MAGGWKLPENSINGTALSAANVANAHGADASYYNPAAMAFNEDGASFEAALTLIHLSGIEYSNPALSLSDETKVENIPVPSFHYVGPAMGNFRFGLSMVTPGGLSKRWKGFGKTSSEEFSLETMEINPTIVFKINDQFSMGGGVRAIYSKGVVKSDDQGPIFAASGGTLSPARDMEGDSWDFGYNLALHFKATDNLKLSATYRSKIGLTEEGTVTLSPSSLGLTPGLPTINTSASVSIPIPAAFSLAAAFDISDQTTVELVLERTYWSAYKDLDFNYPVNVFPYTSVFDDPAVKNWKDTNTLRIGVTHQMDSRWTVMGGFAYDKTPEPEYYVGFELPDSDAKIFSLGARYQYSDNLNIGAAFLYDKKDKLEIASSNSTLFTSATFEDAAAYLLTIGVNYTF; this is encoded by the coding sequence ATGGCTGGTGGCTGGAAACTTCCAGAGAATTCAATCAATGGCACCGCACTTTCGGCCGCTAACGTGGCCAACGCCCATGGCGCCGATGCCTCTTACTACAACCCGGCTGCAATGGCTTTCAATGAGGATGGTGCATCCTTTGAAGCCGCACTGACGCTCATTCATCTGAGCGGCATTGAATACTCAAATCCCGCATTATCATTATCAGATGAAACAAAAGTGGAGAATATACCTGTACCTTCATTCCACTACGTCGGCCCTGCTATGGGTAATTTTCGGTTTGGTCTCTCAATGGTCACTCCTGGCGGGCTATCCAAACGCTGGAAAGGATTTGGCAAAACATCCTCGGAAGAATTTTCCCTTGAAACTATGGAGATTAATCCAACTATTGTGTTTAAGATAAATGATCAGTTCTCTATGGGAGGTGGAGTACGCGCAATCTACAGTAAAGGTGTAGTTAAAAGCGATGATCAAGGTCCAATATTCGCTGCATCTGGGGGAACGTTGTCTCCCGCACGGGACATGGAGGGCGATTCCTGGGACTTTGGATATAATCTCGCGTTGCATTTTAAAGCCACTGATAATTTAAAACTTTCTGCCACCTATCGTTCAAAAATCGGTCTCACCGAAGAGGGGACTGTTACGCTAAGCCCGTCTTCATTAGGCCTCACACCCGGCCTCCCGACTATAAATACTAGCGCATCAGTCAGTATACCAATACCGGCCGCATTCAGTCTTGCTGCTGCATTTGACATCAGCGACCAGACCACAGTTGAGTTGGTTTTAGAAAGAACTTACTGGTCTGCATATAAAGATTTAGACTTTAATTATCCAGTAAACGTCTTTCCTTATACTTCTGTCTTTGATGATCCGGCAGTAAAAAACTGGAAAGACACCAATACGCTGCGTATTGGTGTAACCCACCAAATGGATAGCAGGTGGACTGTAATGGGAGGGTTTGCCTACGATAAAACACCCGAGCCAGAGTACTATGTAGGCTTTGAACTCCCAGATTCAGATGCCAAGATCTTCTCTTTAGGTGCACGTTATCAGTATTCAGACAACTTGAATATTGGCGCAGCATTTCTCTATGACAAGAAAGACAAACTGGAGATTGCCAGTAGCAATTCTACTCTCTTTACCAGTGCAACCTTCGAGGATGCAGCTGCCTATTTGCTGACCATTGGCGTTAATTATACATTCTGA
- the dsrE2 gene encoding sulfur carrier protein DsrE2: MEAKKLAIIATKGSLDWAYPPFILSSTAAALGYDVEIFFTFYGLQLLRKNLNLQVTPLGNPGMPMPMGMDKWFPVLGTTLPGMQAMMTMMMKKKMADKGIASLEELRELCQEAEVKLIACQMTVDLFDMNVADFIGGVEYAGAARFFEFAGESDICLYI; the protein is encoded by the coding sequence ATGGAAGCAAAAAAACTAGCTATTATTGCAACCAAAGGTTCACTGGACTGGGCTTATCCCCCATTCATCTTGTCGTCTACTGCGGCAGCTCTGGGATATGACGTTGAGATTTTCTTTACTTTCTACGGCTTGCAGTTGCTGCGGAAAAATTTGAACCTGCAAGTTACCCCTTTGGGCAACCCGGGTATGCCAATGCCCATGGGCATGGATAAGTGGTTCCCTGTACTGGGTACCACACTCCCAGGCATGCAGGCTATGATGACCATGATGATGAAAAAGAAGATGGCCGACAAGGGTATCGCTAGTCTTGAAGAGTTGCGCGAACTCTGCCAGGAAGCTGAAGTGAAGTTGATTGCCTGCCAGATGACAGTGGATTTGTTCGATATGAATGTCGCAGATTTTATCGGTGGCGTTGAATATGCCGGTGCTGCCAGATTCTTTGAATTTGCCGGTGAGAGTGACATCTGCCTGTATATCTAA
- a CDS encoding sulfurtransferase TusA family protein produces the protein MADFDQELDASGLNCPLPILRAKKSLSGMEAGQILHIIATDPGSVKDFEAFAKQTGNELMESKEEGGKFHFLIKRA, from the coding sequence ATGGCCGATTTTGATCAAGAACTGGATGCTAGTGGACTGAACTGCCCTCTGCCCATCCTGCGTGCTAAGAAGAGCCTCTCTGGTATGGAAGCTGGCCAGATCCTTCATATTATTGCTACCGATCCTGGTTCCGTTAAGGATTTTGAGGCTTTTGCCAAGCAGACTGGCAATGAGCTGATGGAATCCAAAGAGGAAGGCGGTAAATTCCACTTCCTGATCAAAAGAGCCTAG